In the genome of Xiphophorus hellerii strain 12219 chromosome 14, Xiphophorus_hellerii-4.1, whole genome shotgun sequence, the window atttttttttcttttggttttcctAAATAGAGTAAATGTatcacaaacacacccacacacacacacgcacacacacacacacacacacccacccacacacacacacacaccaacacacacacgcacgcacacaaaAACGTAAGTAGTGTGGAAAATGTCTATACAAGCCTCACTAGTTTGTGTAATTCAAAGGTGATGCTAAgaaagtgttaaaaaataagtatgttttttttgtctttaaaaattaaatgaaggTTTCGTAGATCAGAAACCTGGGGTTACTGCTACATTGCTTCACAATGTAAATTTGAACCAGGGCAGGTTGACTTCAACCCCCTCGCAGTATCTGTCCTGTTGGAATACACACAAGTAGCAAAAAGGCATCTATATTTTGCAAGGGAAAGCTTACTTGACAAGAAATACAGTGGTGTTCTAATATTACAAGATCTCATGTTAAAAGCTCTTGTTACATCCCTTCTCTTTATAAAAAATAGTTAATAATGCATTTACTTGCTTTTCTCCCTTTTTGCCTATTTTTCATTCCCACAACATATTTTCCACATCTTCCTCACAAAATGCTAATTGAAAGCATCATATTACCATCACACTTTACAAACGGTGCTTCGTTCTTTGCTTTATGATTTAATGAACTGTGCTTTTcaatcttgtttttctgtctctggtAATGCCTTGCGCATTCGTTTTTCATTCTTTTGCCATTGAACTTACATACGTCTACCTCCTTCCTTCCTATTTGTCTCTTGTTTTCTCCAGCTATGGTTCTCATCCTGGCTGCCACCGCAGCAGCCATGAGCAGCGGCGGTGGCAACGGCTTCAACACTTCCTCCCCCCTCGACCCATTCGACTCCTCAACGTCTTGGAGCGTAAGCGAGGATCCCTCCAACTCTTCTTCAGAGCCCTTCTTGAGAACTCTGACTCCGGACCTCCAGCCGGCGACCACTGCTGGCACCGTGCAGGAAGTCAGCCCTTGGGATATTGCGTTGTGCGTAACGGGGACGCTCATCTCCTGCGAGAACGCCTTGGTCATCGCTGTGCTGTTCTACACGCCGACACTTCGCGCGCCCATGTTCATCCTGATCGGATCGCTAGCCGTGTCAGATCTTCTGGCTGGTCTGGGCCTCATCTTAAACTTCGTCTTCACCTATTTAATCGACAACTCGGTGGAATTTGTGACGTTGCTGTCGGTCGGATTTCTCATCTCGGCCTTCTCCGCGTCCGTCTTTAATATCCTCGCCATTACGGTTGACCGCTACCTGTCGCTGTATAACGCCCTGACCTACCACACCGAGCGGACAGTCACTTTCACCTACATGATGGTGGTTTTTATCTGGGTGACGTGTGTCACTCTGGGCCTGCTGCCGGCGCTCGGATGGAACTGCTTCAAAGACCAGTCTACGTGCAGCATCTGTCGCCCAGTCACCAAAAACAATGCGGTGGCGCTCGCCGTCACCTTCCTCCTCGTCTTTGCCCTCATGATGCAGCTGTACCTTCAGATCTGCAAAATCGCATTCCGCCACGCACAGCAGATTGCGGTACAACACCAGTTCATGGCCATCTCCACCACCAAAGGGGTCTCCACGTTGTCGGCCATCCTGTGTGCCTTCGGGGCGTGCTGGCTGCCATTTGCCATGTACTCCATTGTGGCCGACTCCAGCTACCCCATGATATACACCTACGCCACCGTCCTCCCGGCCACCTGCTGCTCCGTGATCAACCCCGTCATCTATGCTTTCCGAAACCCAGATATCCAGAAGTCTCTGTGGATGGCTTGCTGTGGGTGCGTCCCATCCAACCTCTCCTTAAGACCCAGGACTTCCAGTGACGTGTAGCAAAAAAGGCTAGGGGGGTCTAGGATGATGCAAGATGAAGAGTCGGGGTAAAAGGATCGAGAGTTTGGTATGAGAAAGGCAAGAAGGCTTTGCTCTCCTTCTTGCATCAGGGCTGGAAAGCTGATGACAAACGCTGAGCTGGCCGCAGTCGAAGAGGCACCAACAGATGACTGAGAGGAGGCATGGTCAAAAAAAGAAGGAGCTAATAAAGTCCACGTTTGTAGCCTGGAGAACAACCAACTGCAGGAAGTAAGCAGCAGGAAACCAACTGCAAAATCCTGATTCAAGGTATCTTTTAAAACTCTCTCCTTCTTTGGTGGATGAGAGAAGTGAAGCCCCTCATGAGTAGCATATGTGTGAAGGTGAAATTTTAgttgaggagaaaaaaaattgtacgAAATCTCCAGAGGACGCTCTGGATGGTTATGCAATCAGGAAGGATGCTTAAAATACTGTACATCTCTTCACTCAAGTGTTTGAAATCAAGTGCTGTGTGGATAAAAATACAATGAgctaaatatacaaaaatgaaTGACTTTCAACATTCTCAATGAGCTATATTTGTAGTCGTCTCTTgataaattactaaaaaaaaactgctctaAGTCAGCCATGTTCCCTTTATTAGAAGCAGATTAGGTAGTTGAAAAGAGTGCAGCAAAAATTAGCTCTGTAATTTCCCCATTACTTTCTAAGCCCATTTTAAATTTACCCAATGCCAACATCCCAGCCTTCTGTCATCAAACgttcaaatgaaaaacagaaaaaaaaaaatctaaccatTTCGTGAACTGATAAACAGGGAAATATTAGGGAGGGATTACTAAATTTAGACCTGGCATATGTTGTCCTTGGCGTCATGACATCAAACCTGTTCGGCATCTGAGGAAAAATAGGTTTCTCAGGCTGCTGCTGGGCTGTGACTACAAAGCGGAGAGCTGAATTCAGCACCAAGGACAGCTCACTGCAGAGCGCCGCTACCCTGGGAAATGCTCTCggctgtggtggtggtggtgcagCGTGGGGGCGTGGCGGGAGGGGGGTCTGAAAAAGTAGGCTATGCTGTTCTTTACACCATCTTGCTTAGGATCGGGAGATGGAGATGGGGCTTAAAGGACAATTCCATTTGATT includes:
- the gpr185b gene encoding G-protein coupled receptor 12 isoform X1: MPPLAGSGTALLQLSETVQAMVLILAATAAAMSSGGGNGFNTSSPLDPFDSSTSWSVSEDPSNSSSEPFLRTLTPDLQPATTAGTVQEVSPWDIALCVTGTLISCENALVIAVLFYTPTLRAPMFILIGSLAVSDLLAGLGLILNFVFTYLIDNSVEFVTLLSVGFLISAFSASVFNILAITVDRYLSLYNALTYHTERTVTFTYMMVVFIWVTCVTLGLLPALGWNCFKDQSTCSICRPVTKNNAVALAVTFLLVFALMMQLYLQICKIAFRHAQQIAVQHQFMAISTTKGVSTLSAILCAFGACWLPFAMYSIVADSSYPMIYTYATVLPATCCSVINPVIYAFRNPDIQKSLWMACCGCVPSNLSLRPRTSSDV
- the gpr185b gene encoding G-protein coupled receptor 12 isoform X2 is translated as MVLILAATAAAMSSGGGNGFNTSSPLDPFDSSTSWSVSEDPSNSSSEPFLRTLTPDLQPATTAGTVQEVSPWDIALCVTGTLISCENALVIAVLFYTPTLRAPMFILIGSLAVSDLLAGLGLILNFVFTYLIDNSVEFVTLLSVGFLISAFSASVFNILAITVDRYLSLYNALTYHTERTVTFTYMMVVFIWVTCVTLGLLPALGWNCFKDQSTCSICRPVTKNNAVALAVTFLLVFALMMQLYLQICKIAFRHAQQIAVQHQFMAISTTKGVSTLSAILCAFGACWLPFAMYSIVADSSYPMIYTYATVLPATCCSVINPVIYAFRNPDIQKSLWMACCGCVPSNLSLRPRTSSDV